The following proteins come from a genomic window of Candidatus Wallbacteria bacterium:
- a CDS encoding SBBP repeat-containing protein — protein sequence MSRLCVLILLFSLSLSFAIPMEYSFIREFGKKGTGDAQFSYPVNLTIDRYGNIYVTDWTISGL from the coding sequence TTGAGCAGACTTTGTGTTTTGATACTGCTGTTCAGTCTGTCATTATCTTTCGCCATACCAATGGAATACAGCTTCATCAGAGAGTTCGGCAAAAAGGGGACAGGCGACGCCCAGTTTTCATATCCAGTCAACCTTACCATTGATCGCTACGGCAACATCTATGTCACAGACTGGACAATTTCCGGATTGTAA
- a CDS encoding NHL repeat-containing protein, with product MKPIGIIATRDDFLYVTDYNNHVLLIFDLTGGLLKVIGEFGKENGKFEYPRGIASDSSGNIFIADYNNSRVEKFDKEGTFLKEIKVMIDKKLYSPRSLAVTDKGEIWVVISQQNFIAKIDETGKVLKKFGKLGNGGVDFFNEPRYIALDMMQNLYITDYNNNRVAIFNPEGEYFGEFGVKGAKPGEFDAPEGIWVDYNGNLLIVDAKNFRVQEFGAPQLTAHKYLALHFEKCSLKKETFQELCKILEIAPQEPGVREKLRQLGITLVNELIASGNLKDCGEVYKQLSIVFMNDAEIMELGKKITPSAVVQKKERKPEASRKTTPDKASSNFFTTAAIVVIVIAIVALVLVVSRKSQRNARKARRKKLVEDELEEEDLSRIISDKEEGNSDDSVSKS from the coding sequence ATCAAACCCATCGGTATCATAGCCACCAGAGATGATTTTCTCTATGTGACTGATTACAACAATCATGTCCTGCTCATTTTCGACCTGACCGGGGGATTGCTCAAGGTTATCGGTGAATTCGGCAAGGAAAACGGAAAGTTCGAATATCCACGCGGGATCGCCTCAGACAGCTCAGGAAATATCTTTATCGCAGATTACAACAACAGCCGTGTGGAAAAATTCGATAAGGAAGGAACCTTCCTCAAAGAAATCAAAGTAATGATCGACAAGAAATTATATTCCCCGCGCTCGCTTGCAGTTACAGACAAAGGGGAAATCTGGGTGGTGATTTCCCAGCAGAACTTCATCGCCAAGATCGATGAAACAGGCAAAGTGCTGAAAAAATTCGGGAAATTAGGAAATGGCGGAGTGGATTTCTTCAATGAACCCAGATACATAGCACTGGACATGATGCAAAATCTGTACATTACCGATTACAACAACAACCGGGTGGCGATTTTCAATCCGGAAGGAGAATATTTCGGTGAATTCGGGGTGAAAGGCGCTAAACCAGGAGAATTCGACGCTCCGGAAGGGATCTGGGTAGATTACAACGGTAACCTTTTGATCGTTGATGCCAAAAACTTCAGGGTGCAGGAATTCGGTGCCCCTCAGCTTACTGCTCATAAGTATCTGGCCCTTCATTTTGAAAAGTGCTCTCTAAAAAAGGAAACTTTTCAGGAATTGTGTAAGATTCTGGAGATTGCTCCCCAGGAACCAGGTGTCAGAGAAAAACTCAGACAACTCGGAATCACCCTGGTAAATGAACTGATTGCTTCCGGAAATCTTAAGGACTGCGGGGAAGTTTACAAACAGCTCAGCATAGTGTTCATGAATGACGCCGAAATTATGGAGCTGGGCAAGAAAATCACACCCTCAGCAGTTGTTCAGAAGAAAGAACGGAAACCTGAAGCCAGCAGGAAAACTACTCCTGATAAAGCGAGCAGCAATTTCTTCACAACTGCCGCCATTGTTGTGATTGTTATCGCTATCGTAGCACTGGTACTTGTAGTTTCCAGAAAGTCGCAGCGGAATGCCAGAAAGGCACGCCGGAAAAAACTTGTGGAAGATGAACTGGAAGAAGAGGACCTTTCCAGGATCATTTCCGACAAAGAGGAAGGAAATTCCGATGATAGTGTTTCAAAATCTTAG